From the genome of Spodoptera frugiperda isolate SF20-4 chromosome 23, AGI-APGP_CSIRO_Sfru_2.0, whole genome shotgun sequence, one region includes:
- the LOC118267161 gene encoding probable nuclear transport factor 2 isoform X1 — protein MALNPQYDAIGKGFVQQYYTLFDDPAQRPNLVNMYNVETSFMTFEGVQLQGAVKIMEKLNSLAFQKIGRIITAVDSQPMFDGGVLINVLGQLQCDDDPPHPYMQTFVLKPLGDSFFVQHDLFRLGIHDVAA, from the exons ATGGCGCTGAACCCGCAATACGATGCAATTGGAAAGGGATTTGTACAACAATATTACACACTGTTCGACGATCCGGCACAGCGACCAAACCTAGTGAATATGTATAac GTTGAAACATCGTTTATGACCTTTGAGGGGGTTCAATTGCAAGGTGCAGTGAAAATAAtggaaaaattaaat AGTTTAGCGTTTCAAAAAATTGGAAGGATTATAACGGCTGTTGACTCTCAGCCCATGTTTGATGGTGGTGTACTAATAAATGTTCTTGGACAACTCCAG TGTGACGACGACCCCCCACACCCGTACATGCAAACATTCGTTTTGAAGCCACTCGGAGACTCCTTCTTTGTACAACACGACCTGTTTCGCCTAGGCATTCACGACGTTGCTGCCTAA
- the LOC118267161 gene encoding probable nuclear transport factor 2 isoform X2, with translation MALNPQYDAIGKGFVQQYYTLFDDPAQRPNLVNMYNVETSFMTFEGVQLQGAVKIMEKLNSLAFQKIGRIITAVDSQPMFDGGVLINVLGQLQTDDDLPHAYFQTFVLKPIANSFYVEHDMFRLALHNV, from the exons ATGGCGCTGAACCCGCAATACGATGCAATTGGAAAGGGATTTGTACAACAATATTACACACTGTTCGACGATCCGGCACAGCGACCAAACCTAGTGAATATGTATAac GTTGAAACATCGTTTATGACCTTTGAGGGGGTTCAATTGCAAGGTGCAGTGAAAATAAtggaaaaattaaat AGTTTAGCGTTTCAAAAAATTGGAAGGATTATAACGGCTGTTGACTCTCAGCCCATGTTTGATGGTGGTGTACTAATAAATGTTCTTGGACAACTCCAG ACGGATGATGACCTACCCCATGCATACTTTCAAACATTTGTTCTGAAGCCAATAGCAAACTCATTCTATGTAGAACACGACATGTTCAGGCTGGCACTTCACAACGTTTAA